The following is a genomic window from Staphylococcus saccharolyticus.
AATTAGCATGGAACTTGATTTACAAATTAATGAACAAAACAACACCATACTAATGGTTAAATGATTTATTATTTGATTCTTACCTATCAGCTATCAATACTAAAATTTCAATTAACATTCTTTATAAATTTTTGTAATCAATAAATAATGGTCGTATAATCACTATATCAATTTAATTGAATAAATTGAGAATTGAGGTTTTAAAATGCAATTCAAAACTTTTTTTAAAAATCCTTTCTCTTGGATGTTGATTACTTTTGGCTGTTTATTTTTGACTGCTTTTATATTTACATTTTTTAATGATAAATTTTATAATATGCCAATCGGTCAAATCACTCAAGTCAATCATGTTCATTCCGAAAAGGTTACAGATAAACAACATAACAAAGACATAAAATACAAGGAGAAGCTAACTCTAAAGATTCTAAATGGCAAATTTAAAGGGCAAACAACCACGATTGACCACCAATATATGAAATCACAAGTAGATTCAGAATCATTCTCAAAAAATGATAAAGTTTTATTACATATTTCTAAAAAAACTAGTGATGCAAATATTATAGAGAAAAAACGTGATAGTTTAGTTGTTGCAATTACAGGAGTTTTTCTACTGACTATCCTAATTGTTGGAAGAAAAGTAGGTCTTCAGTCTATACTGTCACTGATTGTAAATACTATTGCCGTAATAGGCACAATATATATACACAATCAACACGGTCAAACCAACCTTTTCTTATTAATGACAGGCGCAATTATTTTCGCAACTTCACTCACACTATTACTTGTCACGGGTTGGCATATGAGAACACTCGTTACCATAATAAGTGCACTCATAGGTACTTTCTTATGCGTGAGTATCACTCATATAATTATTAAATTGACAGGTGGTAATGGTATAAAATATGAAACTATGACATTCCTAACACTCCCACCTAAAGACGTATTTCTAGCTTCCGTCTTAATAGGAACATTAGGTGCAGTTATGGACGTAGCTATTACAATTGCAAGTGGTATGTATGAAATTCTTCAACGTACACCCACTATTTCAATGAGACGCTGGGCACTCGCTGGTCGTAATATTGGACAAGATATCATGGGTACAATGACGAATATTTTACTCTTTTCTTATTTATCCGGTAGCTTACCAATGTTTCTGATTTACTTAAAAAATACCAATACAATTACTTACACAATTTCAATGAACTGGTCATTAGAAGTTGCTAGAGCAATAACTGGTGGTATTGGCATTGTCTTAACTATACCTATAACCATTGCATTGATGGAAATTTGGTTTAAATTGCGAGGTGTTAAACAATGAGTGTCATTACTATCCTAGGACTCTTACTACTTATTTTAATGATGATTTTCGGAGGTAAGAAAGGACTCATATCTTTCTTTACATTATTTTTAAACTTCATCATTCTTATTATAAGTATCCTCTTAATTATTTTTGGTACACCTATTTATTTAGTTACATTTTTCTTTTGCATTGTCATAGCAGCAATTAATTTATTCGTTTTAAATAGTTATAATGTAAAAACGCAGGCAGCTTTTATTGGCACTATTGTAACAACTCTAATTTTAATATTATTGATTTTCTTTTCAATAAAACTAGGTCACCTTCAAGGATTCGCCACAGAACAACAAGATGAAACATACGTCTACTCGATGAATATTGGAATTGATATGGTGCAATTTATGGTATTTACAATTGTTTTAGCAGTCATAGCCGCTGTTATTGATTTAGCTATTACCATTAGTTCACCCATGTACGAATTAAATGAAACTAATCCAAATTTAAATCAACATCAACTATTTCAATCAGGTATGCGCGTGGGGAGAGAGATTCTAGCAACCTCTGCTAACACAATTTATTTAGCCTATTTTGGTGGTCAATTGACGTTATTCTTTTGGTTCTTTAAATTGCATTATTCCTTTGGACACATCATTAACTCTAAGATATTCACACAAGAATTCGTTTCTATTCTTCTTGGAGGAATCGCTGTAACCATAAGTATCCCGATTACTGCTTGGATTACAGCATTTATGATTAAACGTACGAACTATAAAAGCTCCTCTACTACACAAAAGCATTAAAAATATCCCACTGCTATTGTGTTTAATAGTGATGGGATATTTGACTTTATAAATAATATTTCATGATATGAACAGGTCTGCCGACTAATAAACTATCATATGTATGAATATAACCAGCTTGACAATACAAATGAATCGCCTTTAAATTATCAGTATTAACTGCAAGCGTGATTTCATTTACCTCTGGAAAGTTCTTTTTAACGTATTTAGGTAATATTTGAATAGTTTTCTTACCAATTCCACGGCCTCTATATCGACAATCAACACTAAAAGATCTAAAGAAAACTGCATTGCGATTATTCGCATAGTCTTTAGGCCCATTACCTTCGTGTAAAGTAAAAAAAGCTACACACGAACCATTTTCCATGACTAAGATAGGATGACGTTCTTTATCATGTTGTGCAGATATAATGTTATCTATCGGTGTCTTTGTAAATATTGAATCATTAGGAGAAATCTGTATAGCTTCTACGAATGGATATAAATGAGGTTCATACGCTTTTAAAAACATGCCTTTACTTTTGTTACTCCTCTTTCAAAAAATTATCTATCCAAGTTATCACTGCAGGTGCTATATAAGTAGTATCTTCAATATCAAACCATTGTATATCTGTAATTTCATTATCTGTATGAATTTGAGACCAGTCAATAAACCTAGTCGTTCTATAACCGTTAAGTTCAGTTAATGTATCATGTTGTGGATATGCTTCACCTACGACTGTTCCTATAAATTCCAGTTCATGCGTAGTTAAATCCAATTGTAATTCTTCTTTAAGTTCTCTTTGTAAAGCTACGACATAGCTTTCACTTTCATCAATTTTACCGCCTGGGAAATAATATTTATTTCTATGACGAACTTGAACTAGTAACAACTTATTATCCTTTTCTTCAACCAAACATACACATTTAATCATTGCTAATCCTTCCCTATCTCTTTCTTAAACACTTCAAAAAACTTTTTATATTTAGTATTATGTTACCATAAATTAAATTATGCAGTGGTTTAACTCAATTGTAACTAATTTTGAAAATCAAAATTTAGCCACGCATTAAACTTATATAATTTTAATTATGTACGTTAACTACTGGAGGGGATTTTTATGGCAAAACAATCTAGCGCTTCACACTTAACTAATTTATTTAACGTTGCAGGATTTATTTTGGATGGATATAACGGTATTCGACACGATGCTAAAAATAAGCAATTGGTCTATTTGTCACTAGGTTTAAGTGCAGTTGGTACTGCTATTGATTTTTACGTTTCAATTAAATCGCCGTCTAAATTACGTAAATTAAGTGATTTAGGCTCGGTTTGCAATTAACGGGTTACGCTTGTTTACAAGTTTTAGAAAAGTCAAAAATGAATACGATTATCATTAATAAAGTTGAATTTTACATTGGTCTTATTGTATAAGACCAATTTTTTAAAAAATCTTTATCATGTGTAATTAACAATTTTTAAAATAATCACACATTATAATTGCAATGATTTATACAATTACATCAACACTTCCACTATCACATGGTGGAAGAACTCAAGCTCTACTTAGGCGTATAAAACTTATTGATGAAGAATTTGGAATAGCGAGTAAAATTCTCACTACAAACTACAATGGTAATCACCCCAGTATTTACAAACATTTTTTAAAAGAAAATAAAGTGACTGAAAATATGTACGAATGGTTATCCGGTTTCAAACTTTTTAAAACTCCTAAAACATTTATTACAAGAAATCCAAAATACGTTAAAATTCAAAGAAATATCAAAGATTTCACGCATAAAGAAGAAAGAAATGGTAGTATTATCGTTACTATAGCGGAGAAAACTATGTACGATTTCGAAAATACTATGGCACATCCGATGTTCTTAAACATGAGGTCTTTATTTCTACCACTACAGGATTAAAATATGAACGTCACGAATATAATTTATACGGGCAACTTCATAGAAAAATCTATTATTTTGATAATTCTAAGCTTAAATATAGCGATAAACTATTCGATACAATAGGTACAATGTATTGCAAACGATACTTTCAAAACAACGATAAAAACAAGATAAATCGAATTGAATTATATAAAAACACAAAAATATATAAGACCTTTGAAAATGATAAAGCATTAGCACAATTTTATTTCCAAGCCAAGTTCAAAGATAATGATGTTGTATTTTGTGATGCTAGATTTCTAGATCGTCCTCTTTTGAAACAAACACATCAAACCAAAAATATATTTGTATTTCACAGTTCCCATTTATCAAGTAACACATTAAAAAATCTTATAAATTCACTTTAGAACATTCTAAAGGCGTATATAAATTATATAGTTCTAACTGAACAGCAAGAACGTGATATTCAAAGAGTTTATCCTATAGAAGACCAGCGTTTCAAATTAATTCCTCATTTTATAGAAATTGCTGACGATATTCATACAGAAACACATAAGAAAAAAGACCGTTTTATTTATATAGGACGTTTTAGTGCTGAAAAACAAATTGATCATTTAATTAAAGCATATCGACAATTCTTGCAAAGTGGTCATCAAACATAATTACACTTGTTCGGAAGAGATGAAGATCAACAATTGACACTAATCAAATCACTGATTTCAAAACTTCATGATAAAGTTAAAATTTTAGATTATACTAAAAATCCACTTACAGAATTTAAAACTTCTAAAGCTTCTCTATTAACAAGTAAATATGAAGGTTTCGGCTTAACAATTATAGAAAGTATTGAAATGGGATGTCCTGCACTGTCATACAACATTCCCTATAGTCCCAGTGAAATTATTAAAAATGGAGAAAATGGTTACTTAATAGAAGAAAATAATATAGATAGCTTATCTTAACATATGATTGATATTGTAGAAAACCCAATTAAAGAAGTAAAAAATCAGGATAAATTAAAATACTCAGCAGCTGTAAACAACTATAAGCAATTACTTGAAGAATTAAAATTAATATAAATTATTTCCATCAAAAACACTATTATCAAAGTAAAAAAATTTCCTCTTCAGATATCAAAATAGCCCATTAATGAATTGATAACAAAGCATTAATGGGCTTATATTCTAAATCATTCTAGAAATAAAATATTTCTTTTATAACATAAATGTTAGTCATTTAGTGAATATATTTATAATTATAAACTTGGTACGCCGGGATTGTTCTATAAGTAACATATCCTGGAGCTGCACTCCAGTTCATTTCTGAAACTAAAATACTACCGTTACTGTTGATACGCTCAACAAATGCAACGTGACCATAGTAACCAGCGTCAGTTTGTGCTATCGAACCTACAGTTGGTCTGTAGTCAATTGTGTAACCATCTGCTACTGATGCATTATCCCAATTATTCGCATTCCACCAGTAAGTACTGATACCTTTACCTATTTCAGAACGTCTATTAAATACGTGCCAAGTACATTGTCCCCAAGTATATAAGTTTTGATGGCAAAATACTGGTGTGTAATAACCACCATTTGAACTAGAATTACTAGCTGATGAACTACCAGAACCACCTTTACCTGGAACTTTTAGTTTTTGGCCAGGATAAATAAAGAAATTATCAAGTCCATTTAACTGCATAATTTTTTGATATGTTGTTCCATACTTCGCAGCTATAGCTGATAATGAATCTCCAGCTTTAACAGTATAAACGGA
Proteins encoded in this region:
- a CDS encoding LysM peptidoglycan-binding domain-containing protein, with the translated sequence MQKKYITALIGTTAISALASTHAQAATTHTVKSGESVWSISHKYGISITKLKSLNGLTSNLIFPNQVLKVSGSSSKSSKATSSKGGSVYTVKAGDSLSAIAAKYGTTYQKIMQLNGLDNFFIYPGQKLKVPGKGGSGSSSASNSSSNGGYYTPVFCHQNLYTWGQCTWHVFNRRSEIGKGISTYWWNANNWDNASVADGYTIDYRPTVGSIAQTDAGYYGHVAFVERINSNGSILVSEMNWSAAPGYVTYRTIPAYQVYNYKYIH
- a CDS encoding GNAT family N-acetyltransferase, which translates into the protein MFLKAYEPHLYPFVEAIQISPNDSIFTKTPIDNIISAQHDKERHPILVMENGSCVAFFTLHEGNGPKDYANNRNAVFFRSFSVDCRYRGRGIGKKTIQILPKYVKKNFPEVNEITLAVNTDNLKAIHLYCQAGYIHTYDSLLVGRPVHIMKYYL
- a CDS encoding YibE/F family protein; its protein translation is MSVITILGLLLLILMMIFGGKKGLISFFTLFLNFIILIISILLIIFGTPIYLVTFFFCIVIAAINLFVLNSYNVKTQAAFIGTIVTTLILILLIFFSIKLGHLQGFATEQQDETYVYSMNIGIDMVQFMVFTIVLAVIAAVIDLAITISSPMYELNETNPNLNQHQLFQSGMRVGREILATSANTIYLAYFGGQLTLFFWFFKLHYSFGHIINSKIFTQEFVSILLGGIAVTISIPITAWITAFMIKRTNYKSSSTTQKH
- a CDS encoding YibE/F family protein, coding for MQFKTFFKNPFSWMLITFGCLFLTAFIFTFFNDKFYNMPIGQITQVNHVHSEKVTDKQHNKDIKYKEKLTLKILNGKFKGQTTTIDHQYMKSQVDSESFSKNDKVLLHISKKTSDANIIEKKRDSLVVAITGVFLLTILIVGRKVGLQSILSLIVNTIAVIGTIYIHNQHGQTNLFLLMTGAIIFATSLTLLLVTGWHMRTLVTIISALIGTFLCVSITHIIIKLTGGNGIKYETMTFLTLPPKDVFLASVLIGTLGAVMDVAITIASGMYEILQRTPTISMRRWALAGRNIGQDIMGTMTNILLFSYLSGSLPMFLIYLKNTNTITYTISMNWSLEVARAITGGIGIVLTIPITIALMEIWFKLRGVKQ
- a CDS encoding NUDIX hydrolase is translated as MIKCVCLVEEKDNKLLLVQVRHRNKYYFPGGKIDESESYVVALQRELKEELQLDLTTHELEFIGTVVGEAYPQHDTLTELNGYRTTRFIDWSQIHTDNEITDIQWFDIEDTTYIAPAVITWIDNFLKEE